In the Puniceicoccus vermicola genome, CTCTGCCCACAACCTCCACAGACCGGATCGTTTAGGGCCTCTAGGATGAACAACAAATGCCCTTTTCCCAGATGCTTGTGTTTATACAAAGTGTAGCCTTCCCAAAACAGGGAACATAGTACAGACTTCATGTTGAAGCGGTTTTGAAGTGATTGATGTTAGTGTAGTTACAACATCAGTTAACTTCGATTCCGCTTCTTTGCTACTTCTTTCCCGCCAATCGACGATGAACCTTATTTTTGAGGTGGATAGTAGCAATCTTCCGAAAGCAAAAGGGCAGAGATCTGAATGATCGTTGGAGTGCTGTCGATCGGGCTATTGTAAGGGTTTGGGGGATTGTGTAAGGTGAGACCCTTCGCCGGGAAATAACGGTGAGTCTTTCTCGGTAGGTTCTCCGAGCGAGAAACCATGGAGTCTCCCGACTCATTTCGATGCCATAATTTCTGTCTCCT is a window encoding:
- a CDS encoding transposase family protein, which encodes MKSVLCSLFWEGYTLYKHKHLGKGHLLFILEALNDPVCGGCGQSCRRIHDQSLRRIRDCDLLDQRLSLELSVRRVRCGRCGTKTERI